GACGTCGGCGATCTCCTGCTCGGTCAGGTCGTCCCAGTACCGCAGGACCATCACGGTGCGCTGGCGGACGCTGAGGTCGGCTAACGCCTCGAAGAGCACGGCCCGTTCCTCGACGTGCTCGGCGTGGCCCGCGTCCCGGTGCCGGGCGGGCTCCGGCAGCACCGGGACGAGCAGGTGGGCGACCCGGCGGCGGCGCAGCCGGCTGAGGTTGTTGTTGACGAGGGCGCGGCGCACGTAGAGGTCGATCTCGTCGCGCGGGACCTTGTGCCAGCGGCCGTACACCTTGGCGAGGGTCGTCTGCACCAGGTCCTCGGCCTCGTGGAAGTCGCCGGTGAGCAGCCGGGCCGTACGGACGAGCCGCGGCCAGGCGGCGGCGGCGAACGCGGCGAAGTCGGCGTCGGTGCCGGGCTCGGGAGCCGGTGGGTGGGTCACGGTGCGGACCTCGCGATCGGGAGGTGGTGCGGCGGGGCCCGCCCCGTGCCGGGCCCCGCCGCGAGTGGGGGACGGCCCGTCCCCGATGAGGGGACGGCCCGTCAGGCGTAGATGCCGGGCAGCTCGACGAGGAGCCGGCCGTCGGCGGCGTAGAAGGCGACGGAGACGTCGTGGTCGGAGGGGGCGGTGTGGGCGTACCAGACGCCCCAGCCGGGCCGGCCGGGCAGCTGGAGCAGGGTGGCGCGG
The Streptomyces roseofulvus genome window above contains:
- a CDS encoding SigE family RNA polymerase sigma factor, which codes for MTHPPAPEPGTDADFAAFAAAAWPRLVRTARLLTGDFHEAEDLVQTTLAKVYGRWHKVPRDEIDLYVRRALVNNNLSRLRRRRVAHLLVPVLPEPARHRDAGHAEHVEERAVLFEALADLSVRQRTVMVLRYWDDLTEQEIADVLQCSLGTVKTHARRGLAALRAHPRIASAAPPLPGPPLRTPYGARP